CGTGCGgtaattctgtttgactatggattctatattttagtataagaaaggaaataggaacaattttaaattcgcataaggtattttcagagtgagtgttacggttAGGGTAGGTGCTTAAGAaaaatacagtggcttatgggccttagggtgaTGTAGTTTTATGTTTgaagaggcttagagtcggtaacattttattggttcaggtgcgacagagatgcattttgatttgatgcaataGTTGGGCAGCAAAGtgtgagggaagacatgacgggaagtgtttcgcggtggtttaagtactagcaggtcaagtaggagaagtagaggtcaagaagttgcttaaaggagatggtttaatcGAAGTAacagtggcagattagcatatggattctttGGTAGGGTAGTCgcgtgccttgagaaagtgtagaatggtttggaatcttTATAGAATGTGATCTGGCCTACGGACTTTATTTGCagtgatggttactgtacgaagaaagattgCATATGGaagaaaggagtttgtttgaaatgaagagggatgtgaagatCAGATTATCGTttcaggtgcaatatgacttgagttcggaaagTATTGTTAAACTTTCAGttaatgtcaatagggaaagtgcaaacttatacaaatggtgggcgagaATGAGCTCGGGTGAATTTACTAATTACATGGTtgttgcacccagtgcagcgtcgttggGAGATGTCGAATTCCACAGGTtggttatctcttgtgagcagttAGCGATGgcatgatgttgatgaagcttctgcgaggaatattactggctacccggtaagaggtcaAGTATGTGACTGAAGctggtgattcagaatgttcatgaaaagcttaacaaaagacttcgagaagtttgGCGGGTTAacagtgcgagatcatggtaattgagaaggagaaatccttgcgggttctaagtttatataattgcagcttaaaactaagtgggggagccttctattgacaatttgatttcatagttatgtgttaaattttagttttggtctgaggcatacttgtggtttagttatgacttacagaggaggagatcgaggatgactcaggtaagtaaattcctggatacgggttacattgcactttatgaaaacatgaaaattatggaatgattaagttgttattatgaaggatgtagtgcacacaaagtatgaatttgattggtcgtgATAAGGTCGAGTtacttatttgagtgttgattgtgttaaaggagcacatgtctttcggcccgtttggggcggagtaaattagatttgagcagagtgtatgactctcgagagggttctaatggattcaaaatgtatatgtgaaaattgaaaatttttcgaatttgtatatcactagaatcagttacttacattggatggtatcagGACGTGCGgtaattctgtttgactatgAATTCTACATTTCATTATAAGAAAGGAAataggaacaattttaaattcgcataaggtattttcagagtgagtgttacagtttgggtatttatggaggtgcttaagaagaatacagtggcttatgggccttagggtgatgtagttttatgttaggatATCTTGTAGTcagctttgggtaaggatagaagtgttctaacaaggagaaatgtcaacttaagggtaattcagaagaaactcggagaaaataggacaaatgggtaacatgaatgatcagtatggtaatggtatgctcggttcttttggttcttacgATGAGGTTGGGCTTTACAAGTGTTTTGTGGTaatactctcggatttggcaacctgtgtcgcttggtggagttagaagaattcagttctgatagcttggttatgtgaaaatgaatttcaaagtattcatgatggtttctaccatggtttgaaccagatattttctactggtgtatggaacgtgttgtgtattatgatttcCAGCTAGAAAGAAGCGAGAGAGAGGTTTCcaactaataaggtatgtaatttgctggtgacttaGAGTTTATAATGAGATTTTTGTGCCTTTcacataatagatgtggtgtgttgcgctggattaagatttacatgtacaaggtggcaattcattcttgaaaagaagatcacgaattttggacagaatggtcaatttcagataattagatgaatgttataactgctcggtaatcttTGAGAaaggtgcgcatttcaaaaggcgcattgtgttttgacttacgaatgttcattggtattgcagtactcacctggttgatagactgccgatattttaattattgttatgtggcacgtaagaattatgaaaatattcTGTATGGGAGGATCGTGAATGGAAAATGTGTTAGTCATTGTAGTACTGGAGTTGGGATCaattacggtgattcatgtgttcgatgaatttggagactgggagttctcagaagtatattgtttcggggttgtgacctatttgaggtgactattttatttaaaacacggtggaggcactagttgctttaattatttgtgatagctatgcgctatgagtgcgcatatatgtgaggtttgagccattGTGCGGGCATcagagcaagtattcatactcgaaagaatgcttaggctataatatgcctagagttgactgttaagtataaagttataatattttccatattcgtacctttgttgagaactatctgggctatacttgtggttacaaagaagatgatttcctaaataaatggggtagttactaaTTCTGCGTAAAATTTGCCGATTtaaagtgtgatagcagactttgcacatgcttacactatggcgtgctatttataccagtccaggagcatgagaatcttatttcattatcatatacaagtgtacttgtttaattgctcatgtatgatatgctgggactggaggcctgtgatcatgccaggcgattcatactattggcacgtgagttgctCGTACCGTGTGTGgaaattttatttctttgataattTATCAGATTTCATTGCTTTCCTTCCTCTACGATAAAAATTACATGAGCATCGTATTTGAGGAATTGTGTACATGCGtttacggttatcctcttcatgaaatttgaggagttggttgtaacattgtggttgtggtggtgcttatTCAACTTGCAATATAGTTCTCTTCCTTGatacatctcccatatttgggtacacggattgcgcaaTGGTGGcaggagttatattgatgtggcatgtccGTCAGATAGTTGTGTtgaataatataaggtcattgaacctagaatgggtactatcaggcttgattatggtatattcaaGAGGGTTATGGttttggttggggcgagagagctccatggctagtcgatctgatgagtggttatgagtttttgattgtttctttcatcattggcagtgtacgaaggttgtggaatgaggttctgttgactgcggggttttatactagtacttggttggtttggagtagttactgtgatcaggaatggtgctacgagcgggcgagttgtgtaatatgttgggTGATTATATCCTtgattatagttatagctcgatgcagctTGTTTAGACTCATACAATGTGTAAATATAAGATgcgtgtcttgaaaagaaattctgaaggttgggaattgaattccaaggttttttgGGCTAAGGCTAAATTAAGGATTTCCAATTGTATTGTGTTTTCAGGCTtatgtggaatagggtgacgtgggatcaccccaggTTACGCGCGTGGTAAGatagaatagtgatttgatggcttggaacaactcttggcatgttcgaggacgaacgtatgtttaagtgggggagaatgtaatgactcggccggtcgttttgagtattacagctctgttcccccatttactgctcaatttatgctttacaattgttttatgacttatcgggttagttggttcgggttcagaaggaattcggaatgaaacgagacacttagtctcataattgaaaacttaagttggaaaaagtgaTGGGATAtttacttatgtgtaaacgacctcagatttaaattttgatgattccaatagctccgtatggtgattttggacttagaagcgtgtccgaaaaattatttggagatcaatagaggaattaggcttaaaatggcaaaagttaaattttgggaagtttgaccggggatgactttttgatataagggtcggaatccgattatgaaaattggaatacctctattatgtcatttatgacttgtgtgcaaaatttgacgttaatcggacgtgatttgatgggttccggtgtcgtttgtagaaattggaagtttcaaagctcattaggcttgaatctatgtatgattcatgtttttagtattGCTGGATGTGATTTGacggttcgactaagttggtatgatattttaggacttgttcgtatatttggttgaggtctcggggggctcgggtgagttttggatggttaacggatcaaattcggacttagaagaaatctgAAGTTTATGCCTTCTCgtggaatcgcacctgcggaacatgGCCGGCAGGTGCGACCACGCAGAAGCGCAATGgacatcgcaggtgcgcaaggtTCGCAGAAGCGTACAGGAAACTCGCAAAAGCGAGCTTGCAGGTGCGAGCTgagatgcgcagaagcggaggttagGTTGGAGACtgtggagcgcagatgcggaaggcatCTCGCAGGTGCAGACACGCACCTGCGCGTGGGTGGTCGCAGAAGCAAGGAATTTAGCAAAATCGAGGGaaaatccgcagaagcggttacGCAGTAGCGGTTAAAGAGGCCGCTCGTGCGGAACATCTGGACagtgtacaaaaacagagggttccgtgattttctcatttttggacattcCAAACATgggttgaggcgatttttgagcgagaaatcacgggaaaacttgaggtaagtcccttgtgatcatttctactccataatattgaattatcatcaaataatctgactagattacatatATTTGAGCtgtaaatcggagatttgaaCTTACAAATTtagaaataagatttgatgatttgggggTCGAGTTGAAGccagaatttggtaaaattagtatgggtagactcgtggtggaatgggctttcggattttgtaacttttgtcaggttccgagatgtgggccccacagataATTTTTGGAGTTAAATTTCGAActtttatggaaaaattatattttcgtatagaattaattccaataaattttattgactgaaacgaattatttgtgactagattcgaggcattcggaggccgattgcaaggcaaaggcatagcagagtaaagaatttcacattttgaggtaagtaacagttataaatctggtcctgagggtatgaaaccccggattttggtatcatgtgattactttggaggtgatgcacatgctaggtgacaggtgagtgggcgtgcaccgaggggattgtgtcttggtccgtcccgtggaaaAACTGTAatgttgaataacttgttgttagctatgtgctctctatgtgttgtggaaatttgactataagtcacgttagaaaccatgtttaggctatatgttggtacttttgggacccacagagatcgtgcacatgttgaactatctgcttaattgttgttttatactcagtcacagtttacttatttattttatctcagtctctattgttcattattgatgcatcatatcattgttgtttgggctgatttcattattattgagagcccaagagactgaagagatttatgactgagtgaggttgagggcctaattgtgagatattatattatagcacgtgagttgtccgtgcagcacatgagttgtccgtgcgggatattatagcacgtgagttgtctgtacggggtattatagcacgtgagttgtccatgcagcacatgagttgtcagtgatgattatagcgcttgggctgtaggagcccctccggagtctgtacaaccccagtgagtgcgggtacccattgagtgtgagtgttgagggctgagagccgagtgtttgagttgttgtgacgagtggagtgattgttgccctaagaggttgtacttgcttctcatttgttgttgcacttagttgctatttgtcatttttatgaaattctttgaaagattttatatccgaattacatgaacttgaactgtataaattgatttgacttaaactgctggatttgaaagcatgtctattctcttttggaattactgaaaatgaactataactgtgtagcttgtcactatcttcaattccttatttattattgttatttgctgagttggttgtacttatactataccTTGCACTTCGTGCGCAGATCCAGGCATTCCCGGACATAGCAGGTGTTGATTCTTTGgcgcagttgatttttcggagattctgaggtagctgaCGTGCTTCgtagaccttgcctctccttccatATCTTCTTATTTACTGCATTTGGTCTCAAACTATTATGGAacatatttttcagacttgtattcatattagatgttcatgtacttagtgacaccaggttttgggagtatttatatttgtacttgtgagattcCTTCCGCTAAATTTAATCattctcttttcaaatttaaaagaatacatggtttattgagattgtcggcttcaCTTTATTTTTATCTGAAAGTCAAATATATCTTACTTATCACATTATTTTTACACaaattcttttttccttttgttcttttcttatagttattgtattatttattatttaatattattatactatcatataatttttattagcttaataattaaattaatgtcttgcttattatccttCTAATAgtatttaataaatataaatattttattcttaaaATTTGGTATATTTGTATGCTTGTATcctcttattcataatattttaatcatttaaatttatcagtaatatttttaaatataatttaattattttatttatttttaaattaatttaaactaTCATCTATAAATTCTCCCCAAAAGTTGCTGAAATATTGTTCCTCCTATATGTAAAATACACAAATTAATAATGAGAAAATAATAGTAATTGAATCTATAACTAATTCAATTCATGGTTGCAAGCGTACTCATGATCCTCAAGCTCCAAGTTCATAAAGGTACTTGTTTTACCACCTTGATTGTAAGATTCTATGTTACCGTGACCAATAACTTCTCCTATGACATCTGCCACATTTAAATAAATAGTTATGAATAAGTTGATAAAACATTCAACAAAAAATAGTGAAAGGTAAAACAATTACCGAATAATTCATTCTCATCAACCTCAAGTTGATTTGTGAGATGCTCATAAGGTTTAAAGTTGAAGATATTCAAACTAAAGTGTAGGTCACTAATTTCATCCACACTCGTTCTATGAGAAAACGTCAGTTTCAATTTATGCTTGTTAGTCTTAATTTTCAGATTGTTTGGTCCAACCACAAAGTTCTTCATAAAATACAATCTCATTTCatgtatttttgttttgaaaatacgCATAACAGCTCTTGCAGTAGTTGCATGAATTCGATCTCCCTAAAacaaaaaatttgaaaagaattta
The sequence above is drawn from the Nicotiana tabacum cultivar K326 chromosome 13, ASM71507v2, whole genome shotgun sequence genome and encodes:
- the LOC142168278 gene encoding replication protein A 70 kDa DNA-binding subunit D-like encodes the protein MAPNNNYISEISMPKMSWNLKVRVVRLWHVPDREKPESSNSIELIIQDEKGDRIHATTARAVMRIFKTKIHEMRLYFMKNFVVGPNNLKIKTNKHKLKLTFSHRTSVDEISDLHFSLNIFNFKPYEHLTNQLEVDENELFDVIGEVIGHGNIESYNQGGKTSTFMNLELEDHEYACNHELN